A genomic segment from Polyangium mundeleinium encodes:
- a CDS encoding terpene synthase family protein: protein MSSALYCPLPSALNPNGAEAQAASLGWARHHELLPTEALYTRLAKIQLGTLGARFFPDASADALRIATDWLVLFFLTDDLSERPEVHPIDTALLLGRQVNVLRGTETPQSDIPMGSAFEDLRLRMTRMFSEAWFARFVDKVADLFAGFAWEAINRKNRFVPHTELYLEARKTTIGLSPLIELADADRARPAGSAARMRPDVARLEGQACSLVGMANDLFTYARELDEGDYHNLVLVLMREKEIGAAQAEELVVGMHNERMRQWFQLAERLRHDEPDEGTRRFVTALGHLLRGHLDWAYENGRYQVSPTLPPKVAVSRDEGSSG from the coding sequence ATGAGTTCTGCCTTATATTGTCCGCTACCTTCGGCGCTCAATCCCAACGGTGCCGAGGCGCAGGCCGCGAGCCTCGGATGGGCGCGGCACCACGAGCTTCTTCCAACGGAAGCCCTCTACACGCGGCTCGCAAAAATTCAGCTCGGAACGCTCGGCGCGCGATTCTTCCCTGACGCGAGCGCCGATGCCCTACGAATCGCGACGGATTGGCTCGTGCTGTTTTTCCTGACGGACGACCTGAGCGAGCGGCCGGAGGTGCACCCGATCGATACCGCGCTATTGCTGGGTCGGCAGGTGAACGTCCTGCGTGGAACCGAAACGCCGCAAAGCGATATCCCGATGGGGAGCGCGTTCGAGGATCTTCGGCTCCGGATGACGCGCATGTTCTCGGAGGCCTGGTTCGCACGTTTCGTCGACAAGGTGGCGGATCTGTTCGCCGGTTTTGCGTGGGAGGCGATCAATCGAAAAAACCGGTTCGTCCCGCACACGGAGCTTTATTTGGAGGCGCGAAAGACCACGATTGGCCTTTCTCCGCTGATCGAGCTCGCCGACGCGGACCGTGCGCGGCCCGCGGGGTCGGCGGCCCGAATGCGGCCGGACGTCGCGCGGCTCGAAGGCCAGGCTTGCTCGCTCGTGGGAATGGCGAACGACCTGTTCACGTATGCGCGGGAGCTCGACGAGGGCGATTACCACAACCTCGTCCTCGTGCTCATGCGGGAGAAAGAAATCGGCGCCGCGCAAGCCGAGGAGCTGGTGGTCGGCATGCACAACGAGCGCATGCGCCAATGGTTCCAGCTCGCGGAGCGTCTACGCCACGACGAGCCGGACGAGGGCACGCGCCGCTTCGTCACCGCGCTCGGGCATCTGCTGCGTGGCCATCTCGATTGGGCCTACGAAAACGGGCGGTATCAAGTATCTCCCACCTTGCCGCCCAAGGTCGCCGTCTCGCGAGACGAAGGATCGTCGGGCTAG
- a CDS encoding type I polyketide synthase — protein sequence MEAKLLAAERAKTEPLAIVGIGCRLPGGIQGTSTLWQMLRAGVDAVTEVPPDRWDPSTVSPQSPAQWAGLLDNVDHFDAAFFGIGRSEAADMDPQHRLLLEVTWEALEDAGIPPERLLGTKTGVFVGMTTHDYADLVTSKWSEPRAHIPTGIGGSFAAGRIAHMLGLRGPTTVIDAACTSALVGLHMACQSLRRGECDMALVGGVNLLLSANTSNLLAALQILSPDGRCRTFDARANGYVRAEGVGVVVLERLADAQRHARRIWSLVRGTAMNQNGRATSLTAPNVQMQAAVIRAALDDARVGPERVGYVEVHSNGSPLGDPVELDALREALGKPRSDGSKCVLGSIKTRIGHAEAASGMASLIKAVLVLNHETIPMNLHFERLNPNASLEDTPFVLPTSELRWKRGATPRIAGVSSTGLSGANAHAVLEEPPPARRAEDRPERPLHLFVLSAKTPEALRERARQMLHHVGAHPDQALGDVCHTLGAGRSHFEHRFAAVVGTVAELSGQLADFVEGAPSAYLHGRVEGYSARKRVGFVLTGLAAHAASALGARDGTPPTLRAALERADDAVHAQLGRRVLGLLHDDAARGPASVVDAELALFVLQYALVELWNAWGIEPSVILGEGSGECVAAWAAGVLDLDDAVCLAVARARLLESECSDVEAMARALAKIKLAAPKRTFALSLGGAFTTSSLGTATYWEQQIRVAVRVGPSVETLASQGTTAFVEIGPAPVLAARPAAENSSPLILPSLWASRPPIRVLLETLAALYVDGLDVRFDSVDAPHPYRRIALPTYPFQRQRYWFGKTAPIAAQQAPTEGHPLLGRALEPRADRPETRTWQVVLDEPSRRSIGLQRVAGTTRLAAGGLVEIGCAVARELFGDAAWEVELSLADPPVLHDHEPGMLQVIATPEGPGKAAMSVFSRERAGSPWRRIANGHIAPAPELDDESAPPSMRPGRRQGVPAALWERRFEAFGVDTEAFRIDQLWRNGHETLARVTLARGSTAPSIFRAATAIASITHPAAHGRAWMIEAVEGVHVRPTSLEGRAWLRLNWTANDGFAARLSMELVGESGELSGVARRISVRAEDPAAALRAAGKEPLEGAFVELVWREMPPPITPPPATRRWVVIADAGGMGASLARRLDAAGDIVVTLPAEDIDTRIDDLALVLAVSGPFFGVIYLGALDVPPDDTLSVASLDDALRRGPCALLSIVDVLAAQVQVPRLFIVTRGAQAAGDAAGSFAQAGSWGLGRVLSLEREDMWGGMIDLDPAPSPEDASRLAQALLCAGSEDHIALRGDKRHAARLVRAATPVHEPLVVRSDRTYLVTGGASKLGVEAADWLVTRGARSLLLVDSDTAEDRPEHAALRQTLEARGAKVLFVRADVESAGVMREAMSLTPLPLGGVVHAAHAREAGLHRMTSRDALDALRVALQQRSRALFALHALTATLPLDCFIVFSPAPAALGWEGLGADAVAAEYGSALARLRGRLGLPATIVHLSLPDETRTRQTDYEDALLAAGLPGMPPSLALQAAELLAAGAPASAIVAWADWDLFEQSHHARTDRPLLQTLGEARRASAGTATLRRRVAGAEIGKARWLVENIVRSEVARVLDLSPTELPPADRDLPALGMDSIMGVQLLTGIGAAFGVHLPTSALLGRTTIEGLSRRILGALRPGDDAAATRTASRRGLLVELAREGTKPPFFMAPPSTGSALVFQSLAKELGPDQPFYGFNAPGVDTAEPPCDRIEVLAARYLEDLRKVQPRGPYRLGGYSFGAFAAFEMAHVLTRAGERVDILVLGDMPAPRRRDDGLASLFELARLFDLSLDANEAGSLSRDEFLTHMAAAVGERIILPSNVAESERHRRLYRAHLSAIATFAPTPYDGPVTLLRAEQSIRNLTRADLPADEASYGWQSLCRQPVRVLDVPGDHYTMFLTPCVVETARQLRQVLDGPEVG from the coding sequence ATGGAGGCGAAGCTCCTCGCGGCGGAGCGCGCCAAGACCGAGCCGCTCGCGATCGTCGGGATCGGTTGCCGTCTCCCCGGGGGCATCCAGGGGACCTCGACGCTGTGGCAAATGCTGCGCGCCGGCGTCGACGCCGTGACCGAGGTCCCGCCGGACCGCTGGGATCCCTCGACGGTCTCCCCACAATCGCCCGCCCAATGGGCCGGCCTCCTCGACAACGTAGACCATTTCGACGCCGCATTCTTCGGCATTGGCCGTAGCGAGGCCGCGGACATGGATCCGCAGCACCGCCTCTTGCTCGAAGTGACCTGGGAGGCCCTCGAAGACGCCGGGATCCCTCCGGAGCGTCTCCTCGGCACCAAGACGGGCGTGTTCGTCGGAATGACCACGCACGATTACGCAGATCTCGTCACCTCGAAATGGTCCGAGCCGCGCGCGCACATCCCCACAGGGATCGGCGGGTCCTTCGCGGCAGGCCGCATTGCGCACATGCTCGGGCTCCGGGGCCCCACCACCGTCATCGACGCAGCCTGCACATCCGCGCTCGTCGGCCTGCACATGGCCTGCCAGAGCCTGCGTCGCGGGGAATGCGACATGGCCCTCGTCGGCGGCGTGAACCTGCTGCTCTCCGCGAATACGTCGAACCTGCTCGCGGCGCTCCAGATCCTCTCTCCGGACGGGCGTTGTCGCACGTTCGACGCGCGTGCGAATGGATATGTTCGCGCCGAGGGTGTGGGGGTCGTCGTACTCGAGCGCCTCGCCGACGCGCAGCGCCACGCGCGCCGGATCTGGTCCCTCGTCCGCGGCACCGCGATGAACCAGAATGGCCGCGCGACGAGCCTGACGGCGCCGAACGTGCAAATGCAGGCGGCCGTCATCCGCGCCGCGCTCGACGATGCCCGGGTCGGGCCGGAGCGGGTCGGATACGTCGAGGTCCATAGCAATGGCTCCCCGCTCGGAGACCCCGTCGAGCTCGATGCGCTTCGCGAAGCGCTGGGGAAGCCGCGCTCCGACGGCTCGAAATGCGTACTCGGCTCGATCAAGACCCGCATCGGGCACGCCGAGGCTGCGTCCGGGATGGCCTCGCTCATCAAGGCCGTGCTCGTGCTGAACCACGAGACGATCCCGATGAACCTCCACTTCGAGCGCTTGAATCCGAATGCGTCGCTCGAAGACACGCCGTTCGTCCTGCCGACGTCGGAGCTCCGATGGAAGCGCGGCGCGACGCCCCGAATCGCGGGTGTCAGCTCGACAGGGCTCAGCGGAGCCAACGCTCACGCCGTGCTCGAGGAGCCCCCCCCGGCACGACGCGCCGAAGACCGGCCGGAGCGGCCGCTGCACCTCTTCGTCCTCTCCGCGAAGACGCCGGAAGCGCTGCGGGAACGGGCGCGGCAGATGCTTCACCACGTCGGAGCCCATCCCGACCAGGCGCTCGGCGACGTATGCCACACGCTCGGCGCCGGGCGGTCACATTTCGAGCACCGCTTCGCGGCCGTCGTCGGCACGGTCGCCGAACTCTCGGGGCAGCTCGCGGATTTCGTTGAAGGCGCCCCGAGCGCCTACCTGCATGGGCGCGTGGAGGGGTACTCCGCGCGCAAACGCGTGGGGTTCGTCTTAACCGGGCTCGCGGCGCACGCGGCCTCCGCGCTCGGCGCGCGGGACGGGACGCCACCGACGCTGAGGGCCGCGCTGGAGCGCGCAGACGACGCCGTGCACGCGCAGCTCGGGCGCCGGGTGCTCGGCCTCCTGCACGACGACGCCGCGCGAGGGCCCGCCTCCGTGGTGGACGCGGAGCTCGCGCTGTTCGTCCTGCAATATGCGCTCGTCGAGCTGTGGAACGCGTGGGGAATCGAGCCCTCGGTGATCCTCGGCGAGGGCTCCGGCGAATGCGTCGCGGCGTGGGCCGCGGGCGTGCTCGACCTCGACGACGCGGTCTGCCTCGCCGTCGCGCGAGCGCGCCTCCTTGAGAGCGAATGCAGCGACGTCGAGGCGATGGCGCGAGCGCTCGCGAAGATCAAGCTGGCCGCTCCGAAGCGGACTTTTGCGCTGAGCCTCGGTGGTGCGTTCACGACAAGCTCGCTCGGGACGGCGACGTACTGGGAGCAGCAGATCCGCGTAGCAGTCCGCGTCGGCCCGTCCGTAGAAACGCTCGCGTCGCAGGGAACCACCGCTTTCGTCGAGATCGGCCCGGCGCCTGTGCTCGCGGCGCGCCCTGCCGCGGAGAATTCGTCGCCGCTGATCCTCCCCTCGCTGTGGGCCTCGCGTCCCCCCATTCGCGTGCTCCTCGAAACGCTCGCCGCCCTTTATGTCGACGGTTTGGACGTCCGCTTCGACAGCGTCGACGCGCCGCACCCGTACCGTCGGATCGCGCTGCCCACCTATCCATTTCAGCGACAACGTTACTGGTTTGGCAAGACAGCGCCGATCGCAGCGCAGCAGGCGCCAACAGAGGGCCATCCGCTCCTCGGCCGTGCGCTCGAACCACGCGCGGACCGGCCCGAGACCCGCACATGGCAGGTCGTCCTCGACGAACCAAGCCGGCGAAGCATTGGCTTGCAGCGCGTCGCCGGGACGACGAGGCTCGCCGCCGGCGGGCTCGTCGAGATCGGATGCGCGGTGGCCCGCGAATTGTTCGGGGACGCCGCGTGGGAGGTCGAGCTCTCGCTCGCCGACCCGCCCGTGCTCCACGACCACGAGCCGGGAATGCTCCAGGTCATCGCCACGCCCGAGGGCCCGGGCAAGGCTGCCATGAGCGTTTTCTCCCGGGAACGCGCGGGGAGCCCCTGGAGGCGCATCGCCAATGGTCACATCGCGCCCGCGCCCGAGCTCGACGACGAAAGCGCGCCGCCGAGCATGCGGCCCGGGCGACGGCAGGGCGTACCCGCGGCGCTATGGGAGCGGCGATTCGAGGCCTTCGGCGTCGATACCGAGGCTTTTCGTATCGACCAGCTCTGGCGCAACGGCCACGAGACATTGGCACGCGTGACGCTCGCCCGTGGCAGCACGGCGCCATCGATCTTTCGCGCGGCGACCGCGATTGCATCGATCACGCACCCCGCGGCGCATGGTCGCGCATGGATGATCGAAGCCGTCGAGGGCGTCCACGTGCGGCCCACGTCGCTCGAAGGCCGCGCGTGGCTGCGCCTCAATTGGACGGCGAACGACGGCTTTGCGGCGCGGCTGAGCATGGAGCTCGTCGGGGAAAGCGGCGAGCTCTCGGGCGTGGCGCGGCGAATCAGCGTCCGCGCGGAGGATCCGGCCGCCGCGCTTCGCGCCGCAGGGAAGGAGCCGCTCGAAGGCGCCTTCGTCGAGCTCGTTTGGCGCGAAATGCCCCCGCCCATCACGCCGCCCCCGGCGACGCGACGGTGGGTCGTCATTGCGGACGCGGGTGGCATGGGCGCTTCCCTCGCGCGACGGCTCGATGCCGCCGGGGACATCGTGGTCACGCTGCCGGCCGAGGACATCGACACGCGTATCGATGACCTCGCGCTGGTGCTCGCGGTGTCCGGCCCCTTCTTCGGCGTCATTTACCTGGGTGCGCTCGACGTCCCCCCGGACGACACGCTCTCCGTCGCGTCGCTCGACGATGCGCTGCGACGAGGCCCTTGCGCGCTCCTCTCCATCGTGGATGTCCTCGCTGCGCAGGTTCAGGTCCCGCGCCTCTTTATCGTCACGCGCGGGGCGCAGGCCGCCGGGGACGCGGCGGGCAGCTTCGCGCAGGCGGGATCCTGGGGCCTCGGGCGCGTCCTGTCGCTCGAACGCGAGGACATGTGGGGCGGCATGATCGACCTCGATCCCGCGCCGAGCCCCGAGGACGCATCGCGGCTCGCCCAGGCGCTTCTTTGCGCTGGGTCCGAGGATCACATCGCGCTCCGAGGGGACAAACGTCATGCCGCGCGGCTCGTACGCGCCGCCACGCCCGTGCACGAGCCCCTCGTGGTCCGCTCGGATCGAACCTATCTCGTGACAGGCGGAGCGTCCAAACTCGGCGTCGAGGCCGCGGACTGGCTCGTCACGCGTGGCGCGCGGTCGTTGCTCCTCGTAGATTCGGACACCGCTGAGGACAGGCCGGAGCACGCTGCCCTGCGACAAACGCTCGAAGCGCGCGGGGCCAAGGTCCTGTTTGTCAGGGCAGACGTCGAAAGCGCGGGGGTGATGCGTGAGGCCATGTCGCTCACGCCCCTTCCCCTTGGCGGCGTCGTCCATGCAGCGCACGCCCGCGAAGCTGGCCTCCACCGAATGACGAGCCGCGATGCCCTGGACGCGCTGCGGGTTGCGCTGCAGCAAAGATCGCGCGCGCTTTTCGCGCTCCACGCGCTCACGGCGACCCTGCCGCTCGACTGTTTCATTGTTTTCTCTCCAGCGCCGGCCGCGCTCGGCTGGGAGGGGCTCGGCGCGGACGCGGTGGCCGCCGAATATGGGAGCGCCCTCGCGCGGCTCCGCGGCCGGCTCGGTCTGCCGGCGACGATCGTGCATCTTTCGTTGCCCGACGAGACGCGTACCCGACAAACGGATTACGAGGACGCGCTCCTCGCGGCGGGCCTGCCCGGAATGCCTCCCTCCCTTGCCCTGCAGGCCGCCGAACTCCTGGCGGCGGGGGCCCCCGCTTCGGCCATCGTGGCGTGGGCGGATTGGGACCTGTTCGAGCAATCGCACCACGCGCGCACCGACCGTCCCCTGCTCCAAACCTTGGGCGAGGCGCGCCGCGCGAGCGCGGGCACGGCGACGCTGCGAAGGCGGGTCGCGGGCGCCGAAATCGGGAAGGCGCGGTGGCTCGTGGAGAACATCGTTCGGAGCGAGGTCGCGCGTGTGCTCGACCTGAGCCCGACGGAGCTGCCGCCTGCGGACCGGGATTTGCCGGCGCTCGGGATGGATTCCATCATGGGGGTCCAGCTCCTCACGGGCATCGGCGCTGCCTTCGGCGTCCACCTGCCGACGAGCGCGCTCCTCGGGCGGACCACGATCGAGGGTTTGTCGAGGCGCATCCTCGGCGCCCTGCGTCCTGGCGACGACGCGGCGGCGACAAGGACTGCGAGCCGCCGCGGGCTGCTCGTCGAGCTCGCCCGCGAAGGGACGAAGCCCCCGTTTTTCATGGCCCCGCCGTCCACGGGCTCGGCGCTCGTCTTCCAGTCGCTCGCCAAAGAGCTCGGCCCTGATCAGCCCTTTTATGGCTTCAATGCACCCGGCGTCGATACGGCCGAGCCTCCGTGCGATCGGATCGAGGTGCTCGCCGCCCGGTACCTCGAAGATCTACGCAAGGTCCAGCCTCGCGGCCCATACCGGCTCGGCGGGTATTCGTTCGGCGCGTTCGCTGCATTCGAGATGGCGCATGTGCTGACACGCGCGGGCGAACGCGTCGACATCCTCGTGCTCGGGGATATGCCTGCGCCGCGCCGCCGGGACGACGGGCTTGCTTCGCTCTTCGAGCTGGCGCGGCTCTTTGACCTGTCGCTCGACGCCAACGAGGCAGGCTCCCTCTCGCGCGACGAGTTCCTCACGCATATGGCCGCGGCCGTGGGGGAGCGGATCATCTTGCCCTCGAACGTGGCGGAATCCGAGCGGCATCGGCGCCTCTACCGCGCCCATTTGAGCGCGATCGCGACGTTCGCGCCCACGCCGTACGACGGACCCGTCACGCTGCTGCGCGCCGAGCAAAGCATCCGCAACCTGACGCGCGCCGATCTCCCGGCGGACGAGGCGTCGTATGGCTGGCAATCCCTCTGCCGACAGCCGGTGCGTGTCCTCGACGTCCCTGGCGACCATTACACGATGTTCCTCACGCCGTGCGTCGTAGAGACCGCCCGTCAGCTCCGCCAGGTGCTCGACGGTCCCGAAGTCGGCTGA